One Gossypium hirsutum isolate 1008001.06 chromosome A08, Gossypium_hirsutum_v2.1, whole genome shotgun sequence genomic window, tttataatgattatagcaTGAATGTAGTAAAGATGTGAGTAAtatctatgatatctattgcatgtgaaattgccataatcatgacatgttaggaatgtttaagtacCTAATTTTGTCATGTTATATGTTATTGTATAAGTACGTGTGCATGTGTTGTGAGTCTGACAAAATAGCTTGTAAAATAGCTttgtatttgtccacacgggtaggcacacaggcgtgtctctagCCACGCGGGCGTGTGACCATACGGTCcatattcacacgggcgtgtggagccttaaagcatgaattttccaagtttttcttaagttctcggtttagtcccgaaccatctctaatgtatgttttgggtctcgtgaacccgtttaagggacaaaatttttgtgaaagaaaagttttaaattgatcaaaattttatggctcgattttatgTAGTTGATTGAatttaagtcaggtaacacctcgaaccttgtcccgacgtcggatacgggttagaagTGTTACAATATCTCTACGATACTTTTACCTAcctttaaattattatataatttataattactaAATTATGTACACTTACCATAcaagtgaaaaaaaataaataatttatataaaaataataaaattaaattataaaattatgatgGCTTAGATTcaaatattacaaatttaaaaaattttacattttcgaTAAATGTAAGATTCCACAATATATATTAATCTCATTAccatttattttttagataatgtaaaatttttattccagatttatttttatcattggACGATAGAGAGAGATCAGTCATTGAGCTTTGCAACGCAGCCATGGCTGCCATTCTTTGGCCTTCAATGGTTCAGTAATTAGAAATTTCGAAGCTGTGCTGAGTGCTGAGCTGCTGCTACTCTTTTCGGTGATGACGATAAAATATGGCATGTGATGTGGATCATGCATGACAAATAGTACTAAACAATGCGGTTTATAAATTATAGATCTACATAAATTTTCACTTTCATTACGttgaaagtttttaattgttTAACCAGTTAGATTATCGGTTCATgcgatttaattaaaaaacattaaaaataaaaataatttaatttaatttaattaataattcaaataattttttaactcgaTTCAACTGGTTTatctaatttgattaaaaattattaaaagacttattacaaataataataataataataaatagaataaattaaTTCGATCGTTGGTTCAATCTATTTTTTAACTAGATTCATTTAGTTTGTATTCATTTGTTGATCAATTAACCCAACCTCTTGTTCCGAACTAGCATCCTAATCTAATCCAATTCTGATACCATGATAGTGTGGTCCGAGTTGTAAGTAAAAGGGAcctatataaaaataaagtttaaatacGCTCCAAATTCTTATACTTTTTGTACGTTTAAAATTCAGtgtatttacttttattttctgaAAATTGATCCCTTTAcgttttaaatttcaatattcaaatctaattattaataacgtattattattttaacgatgttaataattgaacttatatttttaaatccaaaaagaaaaagggctaaattCCTTAAAACAAAAATAGGAAACTAAATTCCAAACATAGAAAAATTGTAAGGACTTTAAGCATATTTaacctaaaaataatcaaaaattttcaatataaaattcattcattttagCGTTCAATTATACTGTTTTTTTCCCATTCCCAGGACTGGTGAAAAAGGATATGGTACTATATTGTTGAATATGTGACTAAAGATTTATATAATGGTCACAAaattttatttcactatttatatTCATCATCAATATTTATCGACATCGCAACCATGACCGGGATGATAAAATCCGTCGCATCCATGACCGGGATGATAATAGTTGTCCGGCTGTACCGTGTTACATAGTTAACATGCATGTACATATTTCATGTTTTTTTCGTGTAAACGGTACAAATACAACACGAATAATTATACGTGTCAAGATCTTAAACACGAATACAATACATGTATTAAACATGTGATGTTGATCGTATTTAAACGGATCGTGTCCTTCGTCGAACTCCATTTACTGCTAAACACGCTGCATATGTTCATATACACAAAGTTGGCCAAGAAAAGAGGCAATTGGAAACAACTGCAGGCACACATAATATAAACCAAAATCCATCTCATTACTGAAAGTTTAAATGGTGAAATAAATATGATCCGCGTTCGAAGATAACCCTAAACCTTAGATGTCATATCGATGAAATTCGGATCACAAGCTCGTATAGGTCAGTTTCGGTTTTTCACGAAACTACTACAAAGACTTTACAGATACATGACATCGCAGAACATGTATTTCAATAACATGCAAAATCTTGATATCAGCTCGAATATTATTTACCGGTCCTAGCAGTGAAACATTGATGAATAACAAACGAGAGAAACTAAGTTGCATGATGAAAAACTGGACTTTAGACCACCATAAGTATGAGTAGTCTCGAAACAGCATTTCTGGTACCTTGTCAAGACGATGATTCCGACTGACTTGCTGCTTGCTTTGGTCGGAACTGTCCTGCAGGAGGGCCGTCTTTTCGTCTCTCGTATTTTTTGCTCACATATTTGGATTCTTTTCTTGCCTTTGGTTGATAAGTAGGGTATTTGCATGGAATTATTTCCCCGTTGACATATTTATCACCTAAAAAGTACACAAAATAAGCAGATTACACAACCAAAATAACCTTTTTTGCATAACTGAAGAAACTTTAGCTGAACCAACCTCCATAATCTTTGTTTTTGACGTCTATGTATGAATCCGGTAACACCCAAAGAACCCCGGGCAATCCTACATCGAAAAGAACAAAATTTAACTCTTAAAAGTAATGATAACAAACAACATATAGTTTAAACAAACAAAACTGCCTGATAAATAATCTTACCCTTGAACTTTTCCGAGGTTTCTTCCGAAACGGTACATTGGAATCCCGTATATGTAGTGGTGCTAAAAGCGTACATGTTCTTCTTTGCTTCTTCCATGCTgtaataaagaagaaaaaggtaaaaaacATAACCAAGATTTCTTTGTTACAATTACTAGATAAAACATGCACTCGTAGAAATGGAGGCTATCATATCGTAGTGATACAACACATGAACAAAGatgctttgaatattgataaCTAAGAAAGGCACATCCATGAGGACTCAAATGAGACTGGATGACcaaaataaatgatataaagcTAGAAGAGACATATAAGTTGCGAGCTTCACTACTATGCCAATATGTAAATCAATCTAACTATTTAGGAGCTTAAGTTCTAGATAATGATAAACTCAATTGCGAACCATCGAAGATCTCCATATCATTAAACACATGCACAAAGATTCTTTGAAATATTGGTAACTAAAAAAGGCACATGCATGAGGACTCGACAAGACTGTGGACGACCAAAACAAATGATACAAAGCTAGAAGAGATAAGTTGTGAGCTTCACTACTATGCCAAAATGTAAACCAATCTAACTATTTAGGAGCTTAAGTTCTAGATAAGGATAAGCTCAATTGCGAACCATTGAGGATCTCCATATCATTAAACACATGCCCAAAGATgctttgaaatatttgataactAAGAAAGACACATGCATGAGGACTCAAACAAGACTGTGGACAGCCAAAACAAATGATATAAAACTAGAAGAGACATATAAGTTGTGAGCTTCACTAACATGCCAAAATGTAAATCAATCTAACTATTTAGGAGCTTAAGTTCTTGACAATAATAAACACAATCACGAACCTTCAAGGATCCCCATATACTAAAAGTGATTAATTACATGCATGATGATGTCGAATGTCGATAGAAAACTACGAAAGGCACTTCGATGCAATTTGGCCTTAACAAGACTGGTATAAAGCTAGACATAAGAGTTGTGAGCTTCACCAATATGCACAAATGAAGATCATCAATTTAAACATTCAAGCTCTTGACTATAACTAAATCACAATCCTTATCAAAAGTTGAGGTGAAAGATTCAGACAAGGAGTTCTAAGACAAAGATTCTGTCCTAAATAGCCTCGATTACTAAGGATAATTTGTTAAAATGTTATCTTAAATTCATTATATAAGCCAGATAAATTGCAAAAACTCAACTTTATTGGTCAACTACTAATTATGATATCATTCAAATTACTTCTAAGCAATGCACTGTTCAACTTATTTCTTCCATTCAATTCAAAGTAGAAATTTGTAACACTTCCTCATACAAAAACCTAGCAAACCCCCACAAAATTTctcataaacaaaacaaaaaagggggatttttaaacactaaattaaaaacaaagcaaatcccacaaaaatttacataaaaaattccaattttttttcagatttttcaACTAAAaacgtaaaataaaataaacccagaAAGCAGAAAGTGTAACCTGCCAAGCACAGTGGCAAGAGTGTTAAGATAAGTCTCAATCATTTGTTCTCTTGTCGGAGCAGGGTCTTTAGGGAACTCCATAACGATAAGCCAATGGTTATAATCACAACCAGGTAACATTATCGTTTCCCTTTGCTCATTGCTGCTACTCCTCTTGGATGAATAATCGCTGTCGAGTGCTGCTGCAACTTTGATAACTCGACGAGGACGAGTCGATGGTGATGGAAGACGGGGAGTCAGTGAGTTAACTCGCAGAGTAGGTGAAGAAGTGAGTCGGAAACGAGTGGGAAGAAAGGGTTTTGTGGGTGGAAGAAGAGTAGAAGGGTTTAAGAGAGACGccattgaaaacaaaaaaaaaagcgaGAAACGTAGAAGAAGATTAGATTGAGATAATTTTTCTGAAATTTATGgggaatttttgtttttttggggaCTTTGAGGATGTTTGATATTTTTGTTGCTCACAGTTTTGGGctgatttttgggtcaaatttttTTGGGGCTGAGAGTCCAAAATTCATGGATTTCAAGGGCTTTTTTATGTGAATTAATTAGAAAATTGAGTCCAACCACAAAATCCAAATTGTTGGATAGATTTTGAATAGgaaattactattttatccttatacataattattaaaatgataaatataataatgtgtTATAAAATCGATTGAGCCTTAGTTCAATTACCATGGGTATTGTTTCCAGTACAGAAAGACGTGAGTTCAAGTGTGATGaagcgcattattctcctatttaagggttggggagaGCCTATAGGTaatcaaaatctataataaaattgttaaaataataataatatgttataaaaaatttatacgtttttaaaaaaataattagtaaacATTAAATTGAAACGAAATGGGGTAGGATGAGACGAATCGAAGATggatgcatcaaacattcatagaAGTAATAGTGATTTCCCATTGTGAGAGAATGTCTCTTATTTTGATCAGAGTtaattttggcttttcttctcttagttaaattctattttttagtttcccatttttaaactttaattaacctagagttgttgtagtcatatatgctacgaatataggccttagttactctaggttttacacaacaaaaatatttagattaagagaaatttttttttttgtttcgaaGGGTTTTTCTTGCGGGGCTTcgggtttttcttttaattttctcaatcttTTGTGCTCtcctttattatagtgaaatctccttttgcccgtgattttttatcctcttttgaggagttttttcacgtaaaatttacATGTTCGATCTTTTCGAttcttattttcttcattttat contains:
- the LOC107926341 gene encoding multiple organellar RNA editing factor 9, chloroplastic, translating into MASLLNPSTLLPPTKPFLPTRFRLTSSPTLRVNSLTPRLPSPSTRPRRVIKVAAALDSDYSSKRSSSNEQRETIMLPGCDYNHWLIVMEFPKDPAPTREQMIETYLNTLATVLGSMEEAKKNMYAFSTTTYTGFQCTVSEETSEKFKGLPGVLWVLPDSYIDVKNKDYGGDKYVNGEIIPCKYPTYQPKARKESKYVSKKYERRKDGPPAGQFRPKQAASQSESSS